Proteins encoded together in one Triticum dicoccoides isolate Atlit2015 ecotype Zavitan chromosome 7B, WEW_v2.0, whole genome shotgun sequence window:
- the LOC119340812 gene encoding heavy metal-associated isoprenylated plant protein 9-like — translation MGEQVATKEEANNKEASPAPDAAPQAAPAPAPAEEKKDEAAPPPADQDPNKEEPPADPPSPPPPVPVILGVEVHCTGCAKRIRRSLLRCKGVETVHVDMPANQVTIKGAVDPQALCDRLRAKTKRDATLISPLPPPPPPEGEEPAPPPPPPAPLVSEARTVELLVNMHCEACSQQLQTKMMRMKGVVSAQTDLAAGRLTLSTTVQDDKIVEYIHRRTGKIASVVPPPSLEPPKEEEPPAAAAEPSKEEAPADADGKKEEAGENKPAEDGKAAAEAGEEKKEGGGGAGEEDQKPGKQEGVAVDGFPPEEMMKRMVYWPYGGAPGGGIHYKMHPADAEEAMMARRMAMHAMPPPPHHHHHNPYATTMMHQQWAPPPPPPPPGMPMYNSYNYGSSYMMERPPQMFSDENPNACVIS, via the exons ATGGGCGAGCAAGTAGCCACCAAG GAGGAGGCCAACAACAAGGAAGCATCGCCTGCACCCGACGCCGCACCCCAAGCTGCGCCTGCACCGGCACCggcagaggagaagaaggatgaagcagcaccaccaccagccgACCAAGACCCAAACAAGGAGGAACCACCAGCTGACCCACCGTCCCCTCCGCCGCCGGTGCCTGTGATCCTCGGCGTGGAGGTGCACTGCACGGGCTGCGCCAAGCGGATCAGGCGCTCCCTGCTCCGCTGCAAGGGCGTCGAGACCGTCCACGTCGACATGCCCGCCAACCAGGTCACCATCAAGGGCGCCGTCGACCCGCAGGCCCTCTGCGACCGCCTCCGCGCCAAGACCAAGCGCGACGCCACCCTCATCTCGCCTTtaccgccgccccctccccccgagGGCGAGGAGcctgcgccgccccctcccccgccGGCGCCGCTCGTCAGCGAGGCCCGCACCGTGGAGCTGCTCGTCAACATGCACTGCGAGGCCTGCTCGCAGCAGCTGCAGAccaagatgatgaggatgaagggGGTGGTGAGTGCCCAGACGGATCTCGCCGCCGGCAGGCTCACCCTCAGTACCACCGTGCAGGATGACAAGATTGTAGAGTACATCCACCGACGGACTGGGAAGATCGCCTCCGTCGTGCCGCCGCCGTCTCTGGAGCCGCCCAAGGAGGAGGAGCCACCCGCTGCTGCTGCGGAGCCCAGCAAGGAGGAAGCACCAGCCGACGCCGACGGCAAGAAAGAAGAGGCCGGCGAGAACAAGCCGGCTGAAGACGGCAAAGCTGCTGCAGAGGCcggagaggagaagaaggaaggtggTGGTGGTGCCGGCGAGGAGGACCAGAAGCCGGGGAAGCAAGAAGGTGTGGCGGTGGACGGCTTCCCGCCGGAGGAGATGATGAAGCGGATGGTTTACTGGCCCTACGGCGGCGCACCAGGCGGCGGCATCCACTACAAGATGCACCCGGCCGACGCCGAGGAGGCCATGATGGCCAGGAGGATGGCCATGCAcgccatgccgccgccgccgcaccaccaccaccacaaccccTACGCCACGACCATGATGCACCAGCAGTgggcgcctccaccgccgccgccacctccgggcATGCCGATGTACAACAGCTACAACTACGGCAGCAGCTACATGATGGAGCGGCCGCCGCAGATGTTCAGCGACGAGAACCCCAACGCATGCGTCATCTCCTAG